The Proteobacteria bacterium CG1_02_64_396 genome includes the window TTCTCATCAGCATGGACGGACGGGGCCGGGCGCTGGACAACGTCTTCATCGAACGTTTGTGGCGCACGGTGAAGTACGAAGAGATCTACCTGTACGACCATGCCGATGGGGTGGCGCTGCACCAGGGGCTCGACCGCTACTTCCGGTTTTACAACACCGAGCGCCCCCACAGTGCCCTCGGCGGCAAGACCCCAGAACAGGTCCATCAAACCCACGGCGGAACCACCCACCGCCACTAACCGTTTACAAATTTTCGCCCCCAAACTGTCCAAGGAGTGGGGTCCACCCCAGCGCTCGGTGATGTCGGGGAAGGCGACAAACCCGGCGATCAGCCTGCCCCGGTCGTCGTGGATGGGGGCGCCATTAACGATCTGCCAGCGCTCGCTGCCGTCCTTACGCACCACCTTGAGTTCGACGTTTTGGGTGGTTTCGCCCCGCAGCGCCCGGGCCAGCGGCAGATCATTGAGGTCGACCGGGTTGCCCTGGGGGTCGAAATCGCGCCAGGGCTGTTTCATCTCTTGAAGCTTCACCCCTTGCACGAAGGTCGGCTCGTCGTAGGTGCGCAGTTGTTCTGCGCAGGCCCGGTTGAAGGTCAGCTCTCCGGTCGGTTTGGCGATCGCCATGGGGATGGGGGATTGCTCGACGATCCCCTGGAAGAGCAACCGGGTCTCTTCCAACGCCTGTTCGGCCAGCTTGCGTTTGGTTTGGTCGGTCACCGCCCCCTCGATGTGGAGGATGTTGCCCCCCTCGTCGCGGGAGATCGTGGTGTGGTCCACCAGCCAATGCACCGAGCCGTCGGCGGCGAGGATGCGGTATTCCTGGGTGTAGCGGCTGTCGCCCGCCGCCAGATGGTCCGCCACCTCGTGCTCGATCCGCGTGCGGTCATCGGGGTGAATGAGGTCGCCGTAGACGATCTTGCCCGAGCGTAGATCCTCGGGGTTGTAGCCGAACTGCCGCTGCACGTTGGACGAAACGTAGGCGACCGGCCAGTTCTCCTCGTTTTTCCAGCGAAACAGCACCGTCGGGCTGTTTTCGACCACCGTCAGGGCATCTTGCAAGTCGCGAAAAATCAGCAGATGGGTCAGGGCATCGGTGATGCGGCGACCGACCTCCAGCAGCTGCCGCTCCTCCTCGGCGCTCCAGATGCGGTCAAAAGAGCACTGTTGAATTCCGAATTCCCAGGGTTGGCCGCTCCGGGGGTAGAGGGCGACCGACATAAGGGATTTGAAACCGAAGCGGGCGGCGATCTCGGCGGGCAGTGGGCGGTCGCTGCCGGGGCCGAATGTAAGCACCCCGTCGCTTTTCAGAAGCAGATCAAGCTTGGCTGCGATGTCGGGATCCATGGCAATGGTTTGGTTTCCCGCGCCCGCGCCGGGGTACTGCGGCCGGGTCCGCTCCATGGGGACCGACCAGGTTTCGGCCTTGGGATCGCAGGGGTAGAGCAGGTAGGCCCGGTCGCAAGCGAAGACCGCCAGCACCTCGTCGAGCACCCGCGCCATCATTGCGTCGAGGTCTTGGGTGCCTTGGATGGCCCGGTTGATCCGGTCTAGGTTGGCCCAAAAACGGGCGGCGGCAGGAACGTCGGCCTCTTCGGGTGGGGCGTCGGGGGGTGGGGAGGTGGGTAAAGTCATGGGTGTGCCTCCAACGCGGGTGCTTGCCGATTAGGGGGTTAGGTTAAGGAAACGCTGATTAAAGGCAAAACTCCGCCATTGAAGCGCCTGCAAATCCCCCCTGTCCCCCCTTTGACAAGGGGGGGACGCTCACGGGAGGGGTTCGGGTTGAGTTAATCAGCACTTCCCTAGTCGCTGCCCCTGGCTGAACTGGGACCCCAGGTGGGGCGCCCGGCCTGCACCAACTCAAGCCGATGGATCTCCGAAAGCAAGATCGGCGGCGTTTCTTTGTGGCGACCGCCCCATACTTTTTATGAGGCACCGTGATGCTGGCACCCCGTTCCCAACCCTCCCCCCCTCCGCTACCCTGATCGCGTCGTTCCCACGACCCCTGCCGGAGGCCCACCGATGGAAGACTCCCTCAAACGTTTGCTCGATGCCGAGGTTAAAGCCGAGGCGCTGATCGACGGCGCCAACGCCCAGAAAGAGGCGATGCTGCGTCAGGCCATCGAGGATGTCCGGCAGGCCGAGCGCCGCTTTGAAGAGCGCATCCCCGAGATTCAATCGAGCTTCGAAACCAAAGCGCAATCGAGGGCCGAGCAGGCGGTTGCGGCGTTGGAGCGGCGCTACCACGAGCGCGAAGGGCAGTTGGGGGCGCTGGCTGCCGCCCGGCACGACGAGGCGGTCGAGGCCGCCTTTGCCCTGTTGATCGACAGGGAGCGGTAAAACCATGAGTGGGGTCGCTGCCTACGCCTACCTCGACGCCCGGGTCGCCGGGATGAGCCGCCATTTGACCTCCCCCGCCCTGCTGGAACAGGCCATCGAAACCCACCCCAACAACATTGCGCCCCTGCTGCAACAGGCCGGAATCGCGGCGGGGGAGGGGGACCAAACCGGATTGCCCGAGGGCCTCAGCGCCCGCTGGTTGGCGGCGATCCTGGGGGAGGCACGTACCTTGATTCGGGCGCTGCACGGTCCCGACCGCGAACTGGCCCTGTTCTGGGTGCGGCAATTCGAGATCGGCAACCTCAAGACGATCCTGCGCGGGCGACTCAGCGGCCTGAACCGGGGCGCCATCGCTGGGCAGATGGTCGATCTGGGCCCCTTCGCCACCCTTCCGGTCGATGAATTGCTGCGCACCGAGGACCCCGCCGAGCTGCTGCGCCTGCTTGAAAAAACCTCGTTTGCCGACATCGCCCGCCAGGCCCGCCGCACCCTGGACGAACACCAAGACCTCTTCGAGATCGACGCCGCCATCGACCGCCGTTATTACGCCGGACTCTGGGCCAAGGTCACCGCCCTGCCCGCCGCCGCCCGACAAGAGGTTCGCCCCCTGCTGGGGCGGGAGATCGATCGCATCAACCTGGTGTGGCTGCTGCGCTACCGCCTGACCTACCGTTTCCCCCCCGCCAAGACCTACTTTTTGCTGGTTCCGGCCACCTATCGCCTGACCTCGGCCCATTTGCTGACCCTGACCCAGAGCGAAACGCTGCCCCAGGTGCTCAAGCAGCTTCCCCCCCCCTTTGTCACCCTGCTGGGCGGGGCGGGCAACATCACCGATGTGGCGTTGCTGCTTGAACGCGAACTACGCCGGTTTGCCTTCCAAACCCTGCATCTACGCAGGTTTTCGCTGGCGCGGGTGATGGCCTACCTGGTGCTGCGCGAGTTGGAGCGCCGCCGTTTACCCACCGCCTTGAAGGGGCGGGAGTTGGGGCTGACGGGAGAGACCATCCGCTACGCCGCCGGGTTGGAGGAGGGATCCTATGCTTGAGGCGCTGTTCCAGCCGCTGCCGATGCAACGGATCCATCTGCAGGTGATGCGCGAGGATGCTTCTCGCGCCGCCCTGGCGCTGGCTGAACTGGGGATTTTTCATCCCGAGCCGACCGGGCGCTGGGAGGAGCGGCTCCCTGAGCAGCCGGGGGCCCGTTACCGCGAGGTCTACCGCGAAGCCCAAGGGCGCTTTGACAAACTCTGGGGTTTGTTGGGCGATGCCCGCGAAGATCTCCCCCCCGATGGTCCGCCCAGGGAGGTCCCCATCGAGGAATTGGTGGCGCTCAACATGAAGCTGGGGAGGTGGTGGCACGAGGTCTCGGCGCTAGAGGAGCAAACCCACCGCCTTGAGGATGAACGT containing:
- a CDS encoding ATPase; protein product: MEDSLKRLLDAEVKAEALIDGANAQKEAMLRQAIEDVRQAERRFEERIPEIQSSFETKAQSRAEQAVAALERRYHEREGQLGALAAARHDEAVEAAFALLIDRER